From Streptomyces sp. NBC_00683, one genomic window encodes:
- a CDS encoding carbohydrate ABC transporter permease yields MSTTTGKAARAAEVQGGPGTSPSPGALPHDQRGRPGRQGRKASMGVQNAAGWLFSTPFLVLFTVFMAFPILATLLMSFTDFGLRNVTRPWDANFIGFENYVNLFSDEKFLKSLFNTAYFVVIGVPLTIALGLVVAVLLNNGIDRARTFFRVGFYAPVVTTIVAVAVVWRFVLDPSDGLIAGLFSEVGLTAPDFLGSETLAMPSMIAMAVWRNVGTVMVLFIAGLQAIPTEVREAAKLDGAGVWQEFRGITVPLLRPTVLYATVITTIGYLNVFEEPFVMTQGGPSDSTLTVSLNMYREGFNFFHMGYASAMAYVLFVVIMGITVLQLRLLKDNTK; encoded by the coding sequence ATGAGCACTACGACCGGAAAGGCCGCGCGGGCGGCCGAGGTGCAGGGCGGACCCGGGACTTCTCCGTCCCCGGGCGCCCTGCCCCATGACCAGCGGGGCCGACCGGGCCGGCAGGGGCGCAAGGCGTCGATGGGTGTGCAGAACGCGGCCGGCTGGCTGTTCTCCACCCCCTTCCTCGTCCTCTTCACCGTCTTCATGGCATTCCCGATCCTCGCCACTCTGCTGATGAGTTTCACGGACTTCGGGCTGCGCAATGTCACGCGCCCTTGGGACGCGAACTTCATCGGCTTCGAGAACTACGTCAATCTCTTCAGCGACGAGAAGTTCCTCAAGTCGCTTTTCAACACGGCGTATTTCGTGGTGATCGGCGTCCCCCTGACCATCGCCCTCGGACTGGTCGTCGCCGTACTGCTGAACAACGGCATCGACCGGGCAAGGACCTTCTTCCGCGTCGGCTTCTACGCACCGGTGGTCACCACGATCGTGGCGGTCGCCGTGGTGTGGCGCTTCGTCCTGGATCCGAGCGACGGCCTCATCGCCGGTCTCTTCTCCGAAGTGGGTCTGACCGCACCGGACTTCCTCGGCTCCGAGACCCTGGCCATGCCGTCGATGATCGCGATGGCGGTCTGGCGCAACGTCGGTACGGTCATGGTGCTCTTCATCGCAGGTCTGCAGGCCATCCCCACCGAGGTGCGGGAAGCCGCAAAGCTGGACGGTGCCGGAGTGTGGCAGGAGTTCCGCGGGATCACGGTGCCCCTGCTGCGGCCCACGGTCCTCTACGCCACGGTCATCACGACCATCGGATACCTCAATGTGTTCGAGGAGCCGTTCGTGATGACGCAGGGCGGCCCGTCCGACTCCACGCTCACCGTGTCGCTGAACATGTACCGCGAGGGCTTCAACTTCTTCCACATGGGCTATGCGAGCGCCATGGCGTATGTCCTCTTCGTAGTGATCATGGGCATCACGGTGCTGCAGCTCCGACTGCTGAAGGACAACACGAAATGA
- a CDS encoding carbohydrate ABC transporter permease, whose amino-acid sequence MTVGNAPGAVRTAPARKPRNLRRPLAYALLSLGLLIMSAPFLWMALSSFKTTSELSASPPVWIPTEWTLDNFRELLDKLNLPLYFMNSVIVAVLVTVSNLVFCSMLGYALAKLNFVGRNKIFGVVLGALMVPGNLMLLPLFVLMSKLQLIDSYAGLVLPFAAGAFGVFLMRQFMQSIPDELLEAARMDGAGEWYIFWRIVMPLVKPALATLSIFTFLGSWNNFVWPLIATNDPDKYTLPVALATFATDPNKAGGSNGMLMAGAFLVVLPVLILFIALQRHFTQGIATAGLK is encoded by the coding sequence ATGACCGTCGGCAATGCACCCGGTGCCGTACGGACGGCGCCGGCGAGGAAGCCCCGGAACCTGAGGCGTCCCCTGGCCTATGCCCTGCTCTCGCTGGGCCTGCTGATCATGTCTGCGCCGTTCCTGTGGATGGCCCTCTCGTCGTTCAAGACGACCTCCGAGCTGTCGGCCAGTCCCCCCGTGTGGATTCCCACCGAGTGGACCCTGGACAACTTCCGGGAACTGCTCGACAAGCTGAATCTGCCGCTCTACTTCATGAACTCCGTGATCGTGGCGGTGCTGGTCACCGTCTCGAATCTGGTGTTCTGCTCGATGCTCGGGTACGCGCTGGCCAAGCTGAACTTCGTCGGCCGCAACAAGATCTTCGGCGTCGTCCTCGGTGCTCTGATGGTTCCCGGAAACCTGATGCTGCTGCCGCTGTTCGTGCTGATGAGCAAGCTCCAGCTGATCGACTCGTATGCGGGTCTGGTGCTGCCCTTCGCCGCCGGGGCCTTCGGGGTCTTCCTGATGCGGCAGTTCATGCAGTCGATCCCGGACGAGCTGCTGGAGGCCGCCCGGATGGACGGGGCCGGCGAGTGGTACATCTTCTGGCGAATCGTGATGCCGCTGGTGAAGCCCGCCCTCGCGACGCTCTCGATCTTCACCTTCCTCGGTTCCTGGAACAACTTCGTCTGGCCCCTGATCGCAACCAACGATCCGGACAAGTACACCCTCCCCGTCGCCCTCGCCACGTTCGCCACGGACCCCAACAAGGCCGGCGGATCGAACGGGATGCTGATGGCCGGAGCGTTCCTTGTCGTACTGCCGGTGCTGATCCTCTTCATCGCCCTGCAGCGGCACTTCACCCAGGGCATCGCCACGGCGGGCTTGAAGTAG